One stretch of Lucilia cuprina isolate Lc7/37 chromosome 6, ASM2204524v1, whole genome shotgun sequence DNA includes these proteins:
- the LOC111687275 gene encoding charged multivesicular body protein 6-A, with product MGGLFTKTKKPQSRVTEQDKAVLQLKQQRDRLKQYQKRIELSLENDRQLARKCLSQGRKERAKLLLRKKKFQENLLSNTDKQLENLEKLAADIEFAQVEIQVLDGLKQGNAALKKMHDILDINEIEKIMDETREGIEKQQEIDSILSDALTQEDEDDVLAELDALVAEKDETTAEIKLPEVPTDALPESANEDITEGENLTKEVKTKEKPAKVLLEA from the exons atgggaggattatttacaaaaactaaaaaacccCAAAGTAGAGTAACAGAACAGGACAAAGCAGTTTTA CAACTTAAACAGCAAAGAGATCGATTAAAACAATACCAAAAACGTATTGAGTTGTCTTTGGAAAATGATAGACAATTAGCTAGAAAATGTCTATCGCAAGGAAGAAAAGA GCGGGCAAAATTGCTTTTACGCAAGAAAAAATTTCAGGAAAATCTACTTTCAAATACTGATAAACAATTAGAAAATCTTGAAAAACTTGCCGCTGACATTGAGTTTGCCCAGGTTGAGATTCAAGTATTAGATGGTCTTAAGCAAGGCAATGCAGCCCTGAAGAAAATGCATGACATATTAGATATTAatgaaattgagaaaataatgGATGAGACTCGAGAAGGAATTGAGAAACAACAAGAAATCGACTCAATACTATCGGATGCATTGACACAAGAAGATGAAGATGATGTATTAGCAGAATTAGATGCTTTAGTAGCTGAAAAAGACGAGACTACAGCTGAAATAAAACTGCCAGAAGTCCCCACAGATGCTCTACCTGAGAGTGCGAATGAGGATATAACCGAAGGAGAAAACCTGACTAAGgaagttaaaacaaaagaaaaacctgCTAAAGTTTTATTAGAAGCTTAA
- the LOC111687318 gene encoding acetylcholinesterase: MLFNLVRNRLLNNRLNHLINFTYRMSSQLIKVQLKPGIIVGQQKTLPNGNFYQSFQGIPYAVPPLGELRFKSPLPLERFGVPELNCLKERNVSHQRHPLTAEVIGSEDCLYLNVYVPKNSENFFKPLPVMVWIHGGGFWFGSGNSDYYLPLSLIQEDVIVVTLNYRLGALGFLSLPEEGIWGNAGLKDQRLALQWVQDNIQAFNGDPNNVTLFGESAGASSVHLHVVAKHANKLFHKAIMQSGTANMEWVFQSNPAYKTRRLAELMNLKTSDTKELLNFLQSPKVTPEDILAKTLPIMTSDERRRCLPFLFKPVIEDSQSPDSFINRPILERLQQPNSIYVPSIMGYNSAEGLVMMVNAIKKIGEYDKDLHRFVPRNIPLDPQDNETKEIAKKMRDFYFNGKLIKPELFNNFTDLLSDYHFVVDMQKAAEWQANLQPQAPLYFYRFEYDGDRNMYKRLFQLNKLAGVCHADELFYLFQMADDDMPISERDQKLIKQFCNLWANFAKYANPTPREQPRLINCDWLPVKKTDNAQFSLDYLAIDNDGCQMKTNPDQARMEFWKSIYKSYKATDLSRLSSKL, encoded by the exons ATGCTTTTTAACTTAGTTAGAAATCGTTTATTAAACAACAGACTtaatcatttaattaattttacatataGAATG TCATCACAACTGATCAAAGTCCAATTAAAACCAGGTATTATTGTTGGTCAGCAAAAAACTTTGCCCAATGGAAATTTTTATCAAAGTTTTCAGGGTATACCCTACGCAGTTCCTCCACTGGGCGAATTACGCTTTAAG tcGCCATTGCCATTGGAACGTTTTGGAGTTCCTGAATTAAATTGTCTGAAGGAACGCAATGTTTCTCATCAGCGACATCCTCTTACTGCAGAAGTGATAGGATCAGAAGactgtttatatttaaatgtttatgttcCAAAAAATtcagagaatttttttaaaccacTTCCGGTCATGGTTTGGATTCACGGAGGTGGGTTTTGGTTTGGCAGTGGAAACAGTGATTA TTATTTACCCTTGAGCCTTATACAAGAGGATGTTATTGTCGTTACATTGAACTATCGATTAGGTGCATTAGGTTTTCTCTCTCTACCAGAAGAAGGTATTTGGGGAAACGCTGGACTTAAGGATCAG cgCCTAGCTTTACAATGGGTGCAAGATAATATTCAAGCATTCAATGGGGATCCCAATAATGTTACTCTATTTGGTGAATCAGCCGGAGCATCTTCTGTACACTTACACGTAGTGGCTAAACACGCCAATAAACTTTTTCACAAAGCCATTATGCAAAGTGGTACTGCCAATATGGAATGGGTTTTTCAATCAAATCCTGCCTACAAAACACGCCGTTTAGCTGAACTCATGAACTTAAAAACAAGTGATACTAAGGAATTGCTGAACTTTTTGCAATCGCCTAAGGTAACACCTGAAGATATTTTGGCTAAAACTTTACCCATAATGACATCAGATGAACGTAGACGTTGTTTGCCTTTTCTCTTCAAACCCGTTATAGAAGACAGTCAAAGCCCCGATAGTTTTATTAATCGACCTATATTGGAGAGGCTACAACAACCAAATTCAATTTATGTACCTTCAATAATGGGTTATAACTCAGCTGAAGGTTTGGTTATGATGGTCAACGCTATAAAGAAGATAGGAGAGTATGACAAAGATTTGCATAGATTTGTACCCAGGAATATTCCCCTCGATCCACAAGACAACGAAACTAAAGAGATTGCCAAAAAAATGagagatttttatttcaatggCAAATTAATAAAACCGGAactgtttaacaattttactgATCTACTCTCGGATTATCATTTTGTCGTGGACATGCAAAAGGCTGCCGAATGGCAGGCGAACTTACAACCGCAAGCCCCATTGTACTTTTACCGTTTTGAATACGATGGCGATCGAAATATGTACAAACGATTAttccaattaaataaattagctGGTGTTTGTCACGCAGACGAACTTTTTTACCTCTTTCAAATGGCTGATGATGATATGCCAATCTCTGAACGCGATCAAAAACTGATTAAGCAATTTTGCAATTTGTGGGCAAATTTTGCTAAATATGCAAATCCTACCCCACGAGAGCAACCTCGTTTAATAAACTGTGATTGGTTGCCAGTTAAGAAAACTGACAACGCACAATTTTCATTAGACTATTTAGCGATCGATAACGACGGATGCCAAATGAAAACAAATCCTGACCAAGCGCGTATGGAATTTTggaaaagtatttataaatcaTATAAAGCTACTGATTTGTCACGTCTGAGTTCAAAGTTGTga
- the LOC111687297 gene encoding cilia- and flagella-associated protein 57, which produces MDDLQTENSSSINVVSLRPKHIYGLRTDILGNIHFNLQQEVIYPVEGVIAFHDFVQNKQRFLRLPEDTTSLIVQISPHRRMLAILEQSKGLKTISIYDLNTLKKRRTLELPDTCRNAEIQQIIFTADSKALTVLTKHPVDMLYMLLLDKSCTVYEGRSCPPNARGSAECIACNPQDTSLVAVGGNNLLLLQTKSEKGFNTTNNLKSNFVTTSLAFLAMDLLMVGTSLNELILVENGEFKLRQKASEAEVFDLLLDQEAFDRENDQHKTVVTDKNVDTRVVCMTAFGRGFAFAMFNTVFVFERVSKFKFERKTILSIPITIYSEPLYQITNLAIDSKQETVIVTTKHAQIYVGILIVPETLKAKHLKFQPLGASIHIGEIVDISLCSWKPIIMTASRDQTIRIWNYETEKVELVRKFQVDVNIVELNSTGLIAAIGFSDQLRITQIFMDELNIVKTYNFPRCKDVKYSNYGHLMAVAYDSSIAITSVYNLEVLMTLKGHNGIVLSVSWTKNDKYLISGGNEGAIYQWDVETGVRLQEIVQKGTEYVSVCSTFNEPLSIFAATNSGLLREFQKSEIVRELTIPSTTTKAKLTDVCLARSDSIMFVSNEVGDLINVQLPFLDAGGGTCTNFRFFITRINKLRFSYDGTLLIAISKGGTLAIWALENIEGKVASMDQDLLRSQEVLIPRNILAEKNEQIINLEIRLKQQAEEFQYQLSQNEIFDGQQMAEVHRSYCQALEELKRMNNEIEERHTEEMNQITFQINDLKEEHKKQLDNLANQYSERMLIEYQKFTNLRESMLELRESYEEKLKKSAGTLQDTIEGLESDYKKQLDERKELIRELMKEMQDKKIEFVEYCRQVEVENDRNMVETQLQYEKRLTTERNETQLWRGKAGVLQKKYEGLTKDVDNLLEEVETLKEEHNKSQRTIGRLNRNIEDLQKDISDREYAINAKEKRIQELLHKNQELDKYKQVLNHKIAELKAQIEPREFQINDKRKHIMEMETELAGLNQNNSHLELQLKELKDKYLSNVADLKLERHRARAGRECIQNLCSEIYHVAGLINSPDKLKVAVKDLFQRHATDDELKRFISLDANVRDEFQRQRNQIERVMKMYTNRKDDQNLKRKYDKLFKENLILLDEIEKMREENKVLKSHVKREIHLKKKTTTLSKNISKRQGNQSHKIEVSTRDYQEYSEFLDEAVGGVIKNEQNELSTKINDDNDVVGDLVKDDL; this is translated from the exons atggaCGATTTGCAAACAGAAAACTCATCATCAATTAATGTCGTAAGCTTACGTCCGAAACATATTTATGGTCTGCGAACTGATATTTTGGGCAATATACATTTTAATCTTCAACAAGAGGTTATTTATCCCGTGGAAGGAGTTATTGCTTTTCATgattttgttcaaaataaacAGAGGTTTCTTAG attgCCAGAAGATACAACATCGCTAATTGTACAGATTAGTCCACATCGTAGAATGTTAGCAATATTGGAGCAATCGAAAGG tttaaaaactatttcaatTTACGATTTGAATACATTAAAGAAACGACGTACATTGGAACTGCCTGATACCTGTAGAAATGcggaaatacaacaaataatatttacagCCGATTCTAAAGCGTTAACAGTTCTTACCAAACATCCAGTTGACATGTTGTACATGTTGCTCCTAGATAAATCCTGTACAGTTTATGAGGGTCGATCTTGTCCACCTAATGCTCGCGGTAGTGCAGAGTGTATTGCTTGTAATCCCCAAGATACGAGCCTTGTGGCAGTTGGAGGCAACAATCTCTTGCTGCTGCAGACAAAATCAGAAAAGGGATTCAATACAACAAACAATCTTAAATCGAACTTTGTCACTACATCGCTAGCTTTTCTAGCCATGGATCTTCTAATGGTTGGTACTagtttaaatgaattaattttggTGGAAAATGGAGAATTTAAATTACGTCAGAAAGCTTCTGAAGCCGAAGTATTTGATCTTCTTTTGGATCAAGAAGCATTCGATCGTGAAAATGATCAGCACAAGACAGTGGTAACAGATAAAAATGTTGATACTCGTGTCGTCTGTATGACTGCCTTTGGGCGTGGCTTTGCTTTTGCAATGTTTAATACGGTCTTTGTATTCGAAAgggtttcaaaatttaaatttgagcGGAAAACTATTCTTTCCATACCCATTACAATATATTCCGAGCCCTTATACCAAATAACAAACCTGGCGATAGATAGCAAGCAGGAAACGGTTATTGTGACGACAAAACATGCAcaaatatatgtgggtatttTAATAGTACCGGAAACTTTAAAAGCGaagcatttaaaatttcaaccatTGGGTGCATCAATACATATTGGTGAAATTGTAGATATATCTTTGTGCTCCTGGAAACCTATAATAATGACAGCAT CCAGAGATCAGACTATACGTATCTGGAACTATGAAACAGAAAAGGTGGAATTGGTGCGAAAATTTCAAGTAGACGTCAATATAGTGGAACTGAATTCTACTGGTCTTATAGCTGCTATAGGATTTTCCGACCAGTTGCGCATAACTCAAATATTTATGGATGAACTGAAC ATTGTTAAAACTTATAACTTTCCAAGATGTAAGGACGTCAAATATTCCAACTATGGACATTTAATGGCTGTAGCTTACGACAGCAGCATCGCAATAACATCTGTCTACAATTTGGAGGTATTGATGACACTCAAGGGACATAATGGCATAGTTTTATCAGTCTCGTGGACGAAAaatgacaaatatttaatatcggGAGGAAATGAAGGAGCAATTTATCAATGGGATGTGGAAACGGGTGTACGCCTTCAAGAAATCGTTCAAAAAGGTACAGAGTATGTGTCTGTATGTTCTACTTTTAACGAGCCACTCTCAATATTTGCTGCTACTAATTCGGGTTTATTGAGAGAATTTCAAAAGTCAGAAATTGTTCGCGAACTGACGATACCGTCAACTACCACAAAGGCAAAACTAACAGACGTTTGTCTTGCGCGTTCAGATTCGATTATGTTTGTGAGTAATGAAGTGGGTGATCTAATCAATGTTCAGTTGCCATTTTTGGATGCTGGAGGTGGAACTTGTAccaattttcgtttttttataacTCGTATTAACAAGTTGAGATTTTCATATGATGGCACTTTGTTGATTGCCATTTCTAAAGGAGGTACTCTGGCCATATGGGCACTGGAAAATATAGAAGGAAAAGTGGCAAGCATGGACCAGGACCTGCTTAGAAGCCAGGAGGTTTTAATACCTCGTAATATATTGGCAGAAAAAAATGAGCAAATCATTAATTTGGAAATTCGCCTGAAGCAACAAGCCGAAGAATTCCAATACCAACTGAGTCAAAATGAAATATTCGATGGTCAACAAATGGCCGAAGTGCACCGAAGTTATTGTCAAGCTCTGGAGGAACTAAAGCGCATGAATAACGAAATTGAGGAGCGACATACTGAGGAGATGAATCAGataacatttcaaataaatgaTCTTAAAGAGGAGCATAAAAAACAACTGGACAACTTAGCCAATCAATATTCGGAACGTATGTTAAtcgaatatcaaaaatttacaaatttacgtGAAAGTATGTTGGAGTTGCGGGAGAGTTATgaagaaaaacttaagaaatctGCCGGCACCTTACAAGATACTATTGAGGGTCTAGAGAGCGACTACAAAAAGCAATTGGATGAGCGAAAAGAGCTAATAAGAGAACTGATGAAAGAAATGCAggataaaaaaatcgaattcgTTGAATACTGCCGTCAAGTTGAGGTGGAAAATGATCGGAATATGGTGGAGACTCAATTGCAGTATGAAAAGCGTTTGACAACAGAGCGCAACGAGACACAATTGTGGCGCGGCAAAGCGGGAGTCTTACAAAAGAAATACGAAGGTCTTACCAAAGACGTTGACAACTTGCTAGAAGAAGTGGAGACCTTAAAGGAAGAACACAACAAATCACAGAGAACCATTGGACGTCTTAATCGTAATATAGAAGACCTACAAAAAGATATATCGGATCGTGAGTATGCAATTAATGCAAAGGAGAAACGCATACAGgaacttttacataaaaatcaaGAACTGGACAAATATAAGCAGGTTCTTAACCACAAAATAGCTGAACTAAAAGCCCAAATAGAACCCAGGGAATTTCAAATTAACGACAAACGCAAACATATAATGGAAATGGAAACTGAATTGGCAGGTCTCAATCAAAACAATTCCCACCTGGAATTACAACTAAAAGAACTGAAAGACAAATACCTCAGCAATGTTGCTGATCTGAAATTGGAAAGACATCGAGCCCGCGCTGGTCGCGAATGTATACAAAACCTATGTAGTGAAATTTACCACGTCGCTGGTCTCATAAACTCTCCCGACAAATTAAAAGTGGCGGTAAAGGATCTTTTTCAACGTCATGCTACTGACGATGAACTTAAACGTTTTATATCTCTCGACGCTAACGTACGTGACGAATTTCAGCGTCAGAGAAATCAAATTGAACGAGTAATGAAAATGTATACAAATCGTAAAGATGATCAGAATCTAAAACGTAAATATGATAAACTCTTTAAGGAAAATCTTATACTTTTAGATGAAATTGAGAAGATGCGcgaagaaaataaagttttaaaatctcATGTAAAACGAGAAATTcatcttaaaaagaaaactacgactttatcaaaaaatatctcAAAACGTCAAGGAAATCAATCACACAAAATCGAGGTTTCCACAAGAGATTATCAGGAGTATAGCGAATTCTTAGATGAGGCTGTAGGCGGAGttataaaaaatgaacaaaatgaaTTATCAACAAAAATTAACGACGATAATGATGTTGTAGGCGATTTAGTAAAAGATGATTTATAA
- the LOC111687286 gene encoding glucose-fructose oxidoreductase domain-containing protein 1: MLPGVGVFGTGAITKVLVPILREKGFEIKALWGRTLREAEEVATAQSIAFYTNKIDDVLLRKDVDLVFIVCQPYLHAEISVKALGIGKHVVCDKPMGLNQADAMKMVRASQYYPTLISLVNHSLRFLPAFTHMKRCLQDGVIGPLSDISLVDIRVQLGSLFPDKFDWMCDAAMGGGALNLVGSHVVDLVSFLLHQHAVRVHGVVKAYTKTTTNVNGIRQISAPDFCNFQMELANGTLITTSIHSHTVPAKTFSQEVLICGSQGHLSVRGGDLFVFKHKPEAQLKEEAVYVDVQDLHIATSDSLLPRLYIKGLCKMIGALKESFAGKESSWVKEPVQAAATFEDGLYVQAVLEAIRKSSESKAWQRVQITSDNPSNHDQIMRFARMSTM, from the coding sequence ATGTTGCCAGGTGTTGGAGTTTTTGGAACGGGTGCAATAACTAAAGTATTGGTGCCTATTTTACGTGAAAAGGGCTTTGAAATTAAAGCATTGTGGGGTCGTACTCTACGCGAAGCAGAAGAAGTAGCCACAGCCCAAAGTATTGCTTTCtacacaaataaaattgatGATGTTTTGCTACGCAAAGATGTAGATTTAGTATTTATTGTATGTCAACCGTATTTACATGCAGAAATTTCTGTAAAGGCCTTGGGCATCGGCAAGCACGTTGTATGTGACAAGCCGATGGGCCTTAACCAGGCCGATGCCATGAAAATGGTCAGAGCCTCACAGTATTATCCGACATTAATTTCGCTGGTTAATCATTCATTACGATTTTTGCCAGCATTTACCCACATGAAGAGATGTCTACAAGACGGCGTAATTGGACCTCTGAGCGATATTTCTTTGGTGGATATAAGGGTGCAATTGGGGTCGCTATTTCCTGACAAGTTCGATTGGATGTGTGATGCGGCCATGGGTGGAGGGGCCCTAAATTTGGTGGGCAGTCATGTAGTTGACTTAGTAAGCTTTCTATTGCATCAACATGCTGTACGAGTGCATGGTGTCGTCAAAGCTTATACAAAGACCACAACAAATGTCAATGGCATACGACAGATATCAGCGCCTGACTTCTGCAATTTTCAAATGGAACTTGCAAATGGCACTTTAATAACAACATCAATACATAGTCACACGGTTCCGGCCAAAACGTTTTCTCAAGAAGTTTTGATATGCGGCAGTCAAGGACATTTGTCGGTCCGAGGAGGtgatttgtttgtgtttaaacACAAACCTGAAGCCCAACTAAAAGAGGAGGCTGTTTATGTGGATGTTCAAGATTTGCACATTGCCACCTCAGACTCACTACTACCACGGCTGTACATCAAAGGCTTATGTAAAATGATTGGTGCTCTTAAAGAATCATTTGCTGGCAAAGAATCTTCATGGGTCAAGGAACCCGTTCAAGCGGCAGCTACTTTCGAGGACGGCCTTTACGTGCAGGCTGTTTTAGAGGCAATACGAAAGTCGAGCGAATCTAAGGCCTGGCAAAGGGTGCAAATTACTTCAGACAATCCATCAAATCATGATCAAATAATGCGTTTCGCCAGAATGTCTACAATGTAA